From one Brachypodium distachyon strain Bd21 chromosome 4, Brachypodium_distachyon_v3.0, whole genome shotgun sequence genomic stretch:
- the LOC100829248 gene encoding uncharacterized protein LOC100829248 isoform X1 produces MEKFSVGLAKSAVEGTLVAVRSAIEEERRLKVQFTNDLVFIIDEFEMMQSFLRGTNSGERVAKNQLVGTWVRRVRRLAFDVEDCVEFVVHLEKSSALDWVRRLAYHFTCRTSLLPLDLAVAQIQELKARVVDVSQRNTRYSLLTNFDDVPASKPEEATTPYAGASSNMLHDVWEAAGEGRHWTRDLKPLIRGGGTDLEVISVWVSTPTTEGGGGGAAAAHHPETAYVISEAYDDPEIRREFETRARVKLMHPFDPDHFLESLLTQLYCNSFHPRKIGAELGKNLKAKVARYNDYLMGQLSQQKYLVILEDVTDVAEWDAIRMFLPVTNNGSRIVVYTAQHIGLARFCTGGACRVSELKRFSKGQSLCAFSNELAVRRSDLGELNWQITRGGVISLLHAGGPFAEADVIKESTSGDHPYHIQMLYKYIMHMRIKLDIRLREDVKEKQSWVNLNVIRYHMKSFSVGLLLEAFSVGLFLGFQRRDFQAKDIKAVGGQGHQAIVRRCRRYLRHYACLVVINGLSEESEWEMIKDTFLLSGEPINKGTSIIVITTDRQVAEHCVDDQQHRVFCMDKDVKHNKALNRFIEDYKCSEIGGKQRSRLFHDTESLSYSNFEFQLIGRDNEVSALERQLQDPGVISVWGSSGFGKSLIVKKVYYGEMRKDLFESLSFVDLPGRDPFDLTDFSWQLLLDFYTRKPRIKEKIVNSLYKGQQDPIQACCRVLRRRKCLVVIDGLQFRGDWDKIRDTFFPPDDQPIKGCVVVITKDNSLARHCVAADDRVLGVERLRVFRRLPLTELRRPQVSFLYHLVGRDKESEWLRCLQPGVYSLWGVAGVGKSALVRDYCLRNQNLRQIWVDVPDPFDLTEFSRRLLVGYHSHDLRTPEIAAVAIIEGQDTVHGCRQILREITCLLIIDGLRSKDDWDLIRASFLSEHNDHTMIVISNEASVATHCASRDECRVFNVKGLKATHSLHLFRQIAWDAGKDQLTTEEREFSEAILAKCGGLPKVIVAIGEYASERIASLFYFQALTRLSTEIHHDFMGKLEMDSRFHSLRGLFCWMQSYFDACSDELKPCIFYLLVFLNIRRRRMLRRWIAEGYSAEDNAEMLFDQFVDLSIIQKQETPSSGRNMYQVNGFFLEYIKSRPMEDNLVFVLEEHYCSPNTQHTIQHLAIMSSWDRDQIVFESMDLTRLRSLTMFGEWMSFFISADTKMRLLRVLDLENTTSGVTDDDLEQILKLLRRLKFLSLRGCRDINRLPDSLGCLRQLQTLDVRHTKIRMLPRAIIKLVKLQYLRAGTTTHKSSDEGVLPAADEDGCTSICSQTPASRQGDDSDDASSSLQIAFGDGDVASTSLQIASEGDGDVASTSLQIASEGDGDGTSTRLQIASGGDGGGTSTSQQAAADGGVASTSQQADKVLTAAPRSWTRARDLVVLCRKKLRRRRRSHADDGSVVEVALGAAKEMGKLNALHTLGVVHVGNGAAGKAFLVELKKLTQLRKLAVSGINRKNWHKLYSAVSGHLHYLESLSVRIDKAAEAASFFSDEIFTKDVPNGLPKSLKSLKLYAEDGKGNVHVSPVLIKQLGNLTKFNFELTVSTQQDIDSLLEVPSHTGNLFHHLYVKPIQDGQLCYAPWRPSDSDWVLFSKVKVVEIDCGSYRSEIFLGEWVPPKAEVLVVHCSSAESSLELSGLEELDCVKEGDLKEVRLKGSYSEALKQHLQKKLDELEDPRWGDRPELKT; encoded by the exons ATGGAGAAGTTCTCGGTTGGGTTGGCCAAGTCGGCGGTGGAGGGGACGCTGGTGGCGGTGAGGTCGGCGATcgaagaggagaggaggctcAAGGTGCAGTTCACCAACGACCTGGTGTTCATCATCGACGAGTTCGAGATGATGCAGTCGTTCCTGAGAGGCACCAACTCGGGGGAACGCGTAGCAAAGAACCAACTGGTGGGCACCTGGGTCAGGAGAGTCCGCCGCCTCGCCTTCGACGTGGAAGACTGCGTGGAGTTCGTCGTCCATCTGGAAAAGTCGTCGGCCTTGGACTGGGTGAGGCGCCTGGCCTATCATTTCACCTGCAGGACGTCGCTGCTTCCCCTGGACCTGGCGGTCGCCCAGATTCAGGAGCTGAAAGCCAGGGTGGTGGATGTAAGCCAGAGGAACACCCGCTACAGCCTCCTCACCAACTTCGACGACGTCCCTGCCTCCAAGCCGGAGGAGGCCACAACCCCCTACGCCGGTGCATCATCCAACATGCTACACGATGTGTGGGAGGCCGCAGGGGAGGGTCGTCACTGGACGAGGGACCTCAAACCTTTGATCAGGGGTGGAGGCACCGACCTTGAGGTGATCTCTGTATGGGTAAGCACTCCTACTACTgaaggaggtggtggtggtgctgctgctgctcatcaTCCTGAGACGGCGTACGTTATCAGTGAGGCGTACGATGACCCAGAAATCCGCCGGGAGTTCGAAACCCGTGCCAGGGTGAAGCTGATGCATCCCTTTGACCCGGACCATTTCCTCGAGAGCCTGCTCACCCAGTTGTACTGCAACTCTTTCCATCCAAGAAAGATAGGTGCAGAGTTGGGTAAAAACTTGAAGGCAAAAGTGGCCAGGTACAACGATTACCTCATGGGGCAACTGAGCCAGCAGAAGTATCTCGTCATCCTGGAAGATGTAACCGATGTGGCAGAGTGGGATGCCATCCGAATGTTTCTGCCGGTCACTAACAATGGCAGCCGGATCGTCGTGTACACTGCGCAGCACATAGGGCTCGCACGTTTCTGCACGGGGGGGGCGTGCCGAGTATCAGAGCTCAAACGCTTCTCCAAAGGTCAATCTCTTTGTGCCTTCTCCAACGAG TTGGCAGTCCGTCGCAGTGATTTGGGTGAACTTAATTGGCAAATAACGCGTGGTGGTGTCATCTCCCTGCTTCATGCTGGTGGTCCATTCGCCGAGGCGGATGTCATCAAAGAGAGCACTAGTGGTGACCATCCATATCACATTCAAATGCTCTACAAATACATAATGCATATGCGTATAAAATTGGACATACGGCTAAGGGAAGATGTAAAGGAGAAGCAGAGTTGGGtgaatttgaatgtgattcggTATCACATGAAGTCCTTTTCTGTTGGACTGCTTCTCGAGGCATTCTCTGTTGGACTGTTTCTGGGCTTTCAGCGACGTGATTTTCAAGCCAAAGATATTAAAGCAGTCGGTGGGCAGGGACACCAAGCTATAGTCCGACGGTGTCGCAGGTATCTGCGTCATTATGCCTGCCTTGTTGTTATTAATGGTCTGTCGGAAGAGTCCGAATGGGAGATGATCAAAGACACATTCTTATTATCCGGTGAGCCAATTAATAAAGGCACCAGTATCATTGTCATTACAACTGACAGGCAAGTAGCCGAACATTGTGTAGATGACCAACAGCATCGAGTCTTTTGTATGGACAAAGATGTGAAGCACAACAAGGCTCTAAACCGCTTCATCGAG GATTATAAATGCTCTGAAATTGGAGGAAAGCAGCGTTCTCGTTTATTCCATGACACAGAAAGTCTATCGTACTCGAATTTTGAGTTCCAACTTATTGGTCGAGATAATGAAGTGTCTGCCCTTGAGAGACAATTACAAGATCCTGGTGTGATCTCCGTATGGGGCTCTTCTGGTTTTGGGAAATCACTGATTGTTAAAAAGGTCTACTATGGAGAAATGCGCAAGGACTTATTTGAATCACTCAGCTTTGTGGACTTGCCTGGTCGTGATCCATTCGATCTGACCGACTTCTCTTGGCAATTGCTGCTGGACTTTTATACACGTAAGCCTCGAATCAAGGAAAAGATTGTAAATTCTCTGTACAAAGGCCAGCAGGACCCGATTCAAGCGTGTTGTCGTGTTCTGCGACGAAGAAAATGCTTGGTTGTGATCGATGGTCTGCAGTTTAGAGGTGATTGGGACAAGATAAGAGATACGTTCTTTCCCCCCGATGATCAGCCTATTAAAGGATGTGTTGTTGTCATTACAAAGGATAATAGTCTCGCCAGACATTGTGTCGCTGCAGATGATCGAGTGCTGGGTGTGGAACGTCTGAGAGTGTTTCGACGTCTTCCCTTAACAGAG TTACGTCGTCCTCAAGTCAGTTTTCTGTACCACCTTGTTGGGCGTGATAAAGAAAGTGAATGGCTTCGGTGTCTGCAGCCCGGTGTGTATTCCTTGTGGGGGGTTGCTGGTGTCGGGAAATCAGCACTCGTCAGGGATTATTGCCTTAGAAACCAGAACCTCCGACAGATTTGGGTTGATGTGCCTGATCCATTCGATCTGACGGAGTTCTCCCGGCGCTTACTTGTGGGTTATCATTCGCATGATCTTCGAACCCCAGAAATTGCAGCAGTTGCCATCATAGAAGGCCAAGACACAGTTCACGGGTGTCGCCAAATTCTGCGTGAAATAACATGCTTACTTATTATTGATGGCCTAAGATCCAAAGATGACTGGGATCTGATAAGAGCTTCCTTCTTGTCCGAGCATAATGATCATACTATGATCGTCATATCAAATGAAGCAAGTGTCGCCACACATTGTGCATCACGTGACGAGTGTAGAGTGTTCAATGTCAAAGGTTTAAAAGCTACACATTCACTTCATCTCTTCAGACAG ATAGCTTGGGACGCCGGCAAGGATCAGTTGACTACCGAAGAGAGGGAATTTTCAGAAGCTATCTTGGCCAAGTGTGGCGGACTTCCCAAAGTAATAGTTGCTATAGGTGAATATGCCTCGGAAAGAATTGCTTCCCTGTTCTATTTCCAGGCCTTGACTAGACTATCAACAGAAATACATCATGACTTTATGGGCAAGTTGGAGATGGACTCGAGATTCCATAGTTTAAGAGGTCTATTTTGTTGGATGCAGTCCTACTTCGATGCTTGCTCGGATGAACTCAAGCCATGCATCTTCTATCTCTTAGTCTTCCTGAACATCAGACGAAGGCGTATGCTGAGGCGATGGATCGCCGAGGGTTATTCCGCAGAGGACAATGCGGAAATGTTGTTTGATCAGTTTGTGGACTTGAGCATAATTCAAAAGCAGGAGACACCAAGCAGCGGCAGAAATATGTACCAAGTCAATGGTTTCTTCCTTGAATATATCAAGTCAAGGCCAATGGAAGATAACCTTGTCTTCGTACTGGAAGAGCATTATTGCAGCCCCAACACACAACACACGATACAACACCTTGCTATAATGAGCAGCTGGGACAGAGACCAGATAGTATTTGAAAGCATGGACTTGACACGGCTGAGGTCTTTGACTATGTTTGGGGAGTGGATGTCATTCTTCATCTCTGCTGATACCAAGATGAGACTGCTTCGTGTGCTTGATCTGGAGAACACGACTTCTGGTGTAACAGATGATGACCTCGAGCAGATCCTGAAGCTATTGCGTCGTCTCAAGTTTCTTTCCCTAAGAGGATGCCGAGATATCAACCGTCTGCCGGATTCTTTGGGTTGCTTGAGGCAGCTGCAGACTCTGGATGTCAGACACACCAAAATACGCATGCTGCCCCGTGCTATCATCAAGCTAGTGAAGCTGCAGTATCTTCGTGCTGGCACCACCACTCATAAATCATCGGATGAAGGCGTACTACCAGCAGCAGATGAGGATGGCTGTACATCGATATGTAGCCAGACACCAGCATCAAGGCAAGGCGATGACAGTGATGACGCGAGCTCAAGCCTGCAGATAGCATTCGGAGATGGTGATGTCGCGAGCACAAGCCTGCAGATAGCATCCGAAGGAGATGGTGATGTCGCGAGCACAAGCCTGCAGATAGCATCCgaaggagatggtgatggcacGAGCACAAGACTGCAGATAGCATCCggaggagatggtggtggCACGAGCACAAGCCAGCAAGCCGCTGCAGACGGTGGTGTCGCGAGCACAAGCCAGCAAGCAGACAAGGTCCTGACAGCAGCGCCACGCAGCTGGACCAGGGCACGTGATCTGGTGGTGTTGTGCAGGAAGAAGCTGCGCAGACGGCGACGATCACATGCCGATGATGGCAGTGTTGTTGAGGTTGCTCTGGGCGCTGCAAAGGAGATGGGGAAGCTGAACGCCCTACATACCCTCGGTGTTGTGCATGTTGGCAATGGTGCTGCTGGAAAGGCATTCTTGGTGGAGCTCAAGAAGCTAACCCAGTTGCGCAAGCTCGCGGTGTCCGGCATCAACCGGAAAAACTGGCACAAGTTATATTCTGCCGTCTCGGGTCACCTCCATTACCTCGAGTCCTTGTCAGTGCGAATCGACaaggcagcagaagcagctAGTTTCTTTTCGGATGAAATCTTCACCAAAGACGTACCGAATGGCTTGCCCAAGAGCCTAAAGAGCCTTAAGCTGTACGCGGAGGACGGGAAAGGGAACGTACACGTATCCCCGGTCCTGATCAAGCAGCTTGGCAATCTCACAAAGTTCAACTTCGAGTTGACGGTATCAACGCAACAGGACATAGACAGCCTTCTGGAAGTGCCAAGTCATACGGGTAACCTGTTTCATCATCTTTATGTCAAGCCCATTCAAGATGGGCAGCTCTGTTATGCTCCGTGGCGTCCGTCAGATTCAGATTGGGTATTGTTCAGCAAAGTCAAAGTCGTCGAGATTGATTGCGGCAGCTACAGGTCAGAGATATTTCTTGGAGAATGGGTACCACCAAAGGCTGAGGTGCTGGTGGTTCACTGCTCTAGTGCTGAGTCGTCTTTGGAGCTTTCTGGGCTAGAAGAGTTAGATTGCGTCAAGGAAGGGGACCTCAAGGAAGTGCGGCTCAAGGGTTCCTACAGCGAAGCTCTCAAGCAACACTTGCAGAAGAAACTTGACGAGCTCGAGGATCCTCGTTGGGGGGACAGACCTGAGTTGAAGACTTGA
- the LOC100829248 gene encoding uncharacterized protein LOC100829248 isoform X2: protein MEKFSVGLAKSAVEGTLVAVRSAIEEERRLKVQFTNDLVFIIDEFEMMQSFLRGTNSGERVAKNQLVGTWVRRVRRLAFDVEDCVEFVVHLEKSSALDWVRRLAYHFTCRTSLLPLDLAVAQIQELKARVVDVSQRNTRYSLLTNFDDVPASKPEEATTPYAGASSNMLHDVWEAAGEGRHWTRDLKPLIRGGGTDLEVISVWVSTPTTEGGGGGAAAAHHPETAYVISEAYDDPEIRREFETRARVKLMHPFDPDHFLESLLTQLYCNSFHPRKIGAELGKNLKAKVARYNDYLMGQLSQQKYLVILEDVTDVAEWDAIRMFLPVTNNGSRIVVYTAQHIGLARFCTGGACRVSELKRFSKGQSLCAFSNEDYKCSEIGGKQRSRLFHDTESLSYSNFEFQLIGRDNEVSALERQLQDPGVISVWGSSGFGKSLIVKKVYYGEMRKDLFESLSFVDLPGRDPFDLTDFSWQLLLDFYTRKPRIKEKIVNSLYKGQQDPIQACCRVLRRRKCLVVIDGLQFRGDWDKIRDTFFPPDDQPIKGCVVVITKDNSLARHCVAADDRVLGVERLRVFRRLPLTELRRPQVSFLYHLVGRDKESEWLRCLQPGVYSLWGVAGVGKSALVRDYCLRNQNLRQIWVDVPDPFDLTEFSRRLLVGYHSHDLRTPEIAAVAIIEGQDTVHGCRQILREITCLLIIDGLRSKDDWDLIRASFLSEHNDHTMIVISNEASVATHCASRDECRVFNVKGLKATHSLHLFRQIAWDAGKDQLTTEEREFSEAILAKCGGLPKVIVAIGEYASERIASLFYFQALTRLSTEIHHDFMGKLEMDSRFHSLRGLFCWMQSYFDACSDELKPCIFYLLVFLNIRRRRMLRRWIAEGYSAEDNAEMLFDQFVDLSIIQKQETPSSGRNMYQVNGFFLEYIKSRPMEDNLVFVLEEHYCSPNTQHTIQHLAIMSSWDRDQIVFESMDLTRLRSLTMFGEWMSFFISADTKMRLLRVLDLENTTSGVTDDDLEQILKLLRRLKFLSLRGCRDINRLPDSLGCLRQLQTLDVRHTKIRMLPRAIIKLVKLQYLRAGTTTHKSSDEGVLPAADEDGCTSICSQTPASRQGDDSDDASSSLQIAFGDGDVASTSLQIASEGDGDVASTSLQIASEGDGDGTSTRLQIASGGDGGGTSTSQQAAADGGVASTSQQADKVLTAAPRSWTRARDLVVLCRKKLRRRRRSHADDGSVVEVALGAAKEMGKLNALHTLGVVHVGNGAAGKAFLVELKKLTQLRKLAVSGINRKNWHKLYSAVSGHLHYLESLSVRIDKAAEAASFFSDEIFTKDVPNGLPKSLKSLKLYAEDGKGNVHVSPVLIKQLGNLTKFNFELTVSTQQDIDSLLEVPSHTGNLFHHLYVKPIQDGQLCYAPWRPSDSDWVLFSKVKVVEIDCGSYRSEIFLGEWVPPKAEVLVVHCSSAESSLELSGLEELDCVKEGDLKEVRLKGSYSEALKQHLQKKLDELEDPRWGDRPELKT, encoded by the exons ATGGAGAAGTTCTCGGTTGGGTTGGCCAAGTCGGCGGTGGAGGGGACGCTGGTGGCGGTGAGGTCGGCGATcgaagaggagaggaggctcAAGGTGCAGTTCACCAACGACCTGGTGTTCATCATCGACGAGTTCGAGATGATGCAGTCGTTCCTGAGAGGCACCAACTCGGGGGAACGCGTAGCAAAGAACCAACTGGTGGGCACCTGGGTCAGGAGAGTCCGCCGCCTCGCCTTCGACGTGGAAGACTGCGTGGAGTTCGTCGTCCATCTGGAAAAGTCGTCGGCCTTGGACTGGGTGAGGCGCCTGGCCTATCATTTCACCTGCAGGACGTCGCTGCTTCCCCTGGACCTGGCGGTCGCCCAGATTCAGGAGCTGAAAGCCAGGGTGGTGGATGTAAGCCAGAGGAACACCCGCTACAGCCTCCTCACCAACTTCGACGACGTCCCTGCCTCCAAGCCGGAGGAGGCCACAACCCCCTACGCCGGTGCATCATCCAACATGCTACACGATGTGTGGGAGGCCGCAGGGGAGGGTCGTCACTGGACGAGGGACCTCAAACCTTTGATCAGGGGTGGAGGCACCGACCTTGAGGTGATCTCTGTATGGGTAAGCACTCCTACTACTgaaggaggtggtggtggtgctgctgctgctcatcaTCCTGAGACGGCGTACGTTATCAGTGAGGCGTACGATGACCCAGAAATCCGCCGGGAGTTCGAAACCCGTGCCAGGGTGAAGCTGATGCATCCCTTTGACCCGGACCATTTCCTCGAGAGCCTGCTCACCCAGTTGTACTGCAACTCTTTCCATCCAAGAAAGATAGGTGCAGAGTTGGGTAAAAACTTGAAGGCAAAAGTGGCCAGGTACAACGATTACCTCATGGGGCAACTGAGCCAGCAGAAGTATCTCGTCATCCTGGAAGATGTAACCGATGTGGCAGAGTGGGATGCCATCCGAATGTTTCTGCCGGTCACTAACAATGGCAGCCGGATCGTCGTGTACACTGCGCAGCACATAGGGCTCGCACGTTTCTGCACGGGGGGGGCGTGCCGAGTATCAGAGCTCAAACGCTTCTCCAAAGGTCAATCTCTTTGTGCCTTCTCCAACGAG GATTATAAATGCTCTGAAATTGGAGGAAAGCAGCGTTCTCGTTTATTCCATGACACAGAAAGTCTATCGTACTCGAATTTTGAGTTCCAACTTATTGGTCGAGATAATGAAGTGTCTGCCCTTGAGAGACAATTACAAGATCCTGGTGTGATCTCCGTATGGGGCTCTTCTGGTTTTGGGAAATCACTGATTGTTAAAAAGGTCTACTATGGAGAAATGCGCAAGGACTTATTTGAATCACTCAGCTTTGTGGACTTGCCTGGTCGTGATCCATTCGATCTGACCGACTTCTCTTGGCAATTGCTGCTGGACTTTTATACACGTAAGCCTCGAATCAAGGAAAAGATTGTAAATTCTCTGTACAAAGGCCAGCAGGACCCGATTCAAGCGTGTTGTCGTGTTCTGCGACGAAGAAAATGCTTGGTTGTGATCGATGGTCTGCAGTTTAGAGGTGATTGGGACAAGATAAGAGATACGTTCTTTCCCCCCGATGATCAGCCTATTAAAGGATGTGTTGTTGTCATTACAAAGGATAATAGTCTCGCCAGACATTGTGTCGCTGCAGATGATCGAGTGCTGGGTGTGGAACGTCTGAGAGTGTTTCGACGTCTTCCCTTAACAGAG TTACGTCGTCCTCAAGTCAGTTTTCTGTACCACCTTGTTGGGCGTGATAAAGAAAGTGAATGGCTTCGGTGTCTGCAGCCCGGTGTGTATTCCTTGTGGGGGGTTGCTGGTGTCGGGAAATCAGCACTCGTCAGGGATTATTGCCTTAGAAACCAGAACCTCCGACAGATTTGGGTTGATGTGCCTGATCCATTCGATCTGACGGAGTTCTCCCGGCGCTTACTTGTGGGTTATCATTCGCATGATCTTCGAACCCCAGAAATTGCAGCAGTTGCCATCATAGAAGGCCAAGACACAGTTCACGGGTGTCGCCAAATTCTGCGTGAAATAACATGCTTACTTATTATTGATGGCCTAAGATCCAAAGATGACTGGGATCTGATAAGAGCTTCCTTCTTGTCCGAGCATAATGATCATACTATGATCGTCATATCAAATGAAGCAAGTGTCGCCACACATTGTGCATCACGTGACGAGTGTAGAGTGTTCAATGTCAAAGGTTTAAAAGCTACACATTCACTTCATCTCTTCAGACAG ATAGCTTGGGACGCCGGCAAGGATCAGTTGACTACCGAAGAGAGGGAATTTTCAGAAGCTATCTTGGCCAAGTGTGGCGGACTTCCCAAAGTAATAGTTGCTATAGGTGAATATGCCTCGGAAAGAATTGCTTCCCTGTTCTATTTCCAGGCCTTGACTAGACTATCAACAGAAATACATCATGACTTTATGGGCAAGTTGGAGATGGACTCGAGATTCCATAGTTTAAGAGGTCTATTTTGTTGGATGCAGTCCTACTTCGATGCTTGCTCGGATGAACTCAAGCCATGCATCTTCTATCTCTTAGTCTTCCTGAACATCAGACGAAGGCGTATGCTGAGGCGATGGATCGCCGAGGGTTATTCCGCAGAGGACAATGCGGAAATGTTGTTTGATCAGTTTGTGGACTTGAGCATAATTCAAAAGCAGGAGACACCAAGCAGCGGCAGAAATATGTACCAAGTCAATGGTTTCTTCCTTGAATATATCAAGTCAAGGCCAATGGAAGATAACCTTGTCTTCGTACTGGAAGAGCATTATTGCAGCCCCAACACACAACACACGATACAACACCTTGCTATAATGAGCAGCTGGGACAGAGACCAGATAGTATTTGAAAGCATGGACTTGACACGGCTGAGGTCTTTGACTATGTTTGGGGAGTGGATGTCATTCTTCATCTCTGCTGATACCAAGATGAGACTGCTTCGTGTGCTTGATCTGGAGAACACGACTTCTGGTGTAACAGATGATGACCTCGAGCAGATCCTGAAGCTATTGCGTCGTCTCAAGTTTCTTTCCCTAAGAGGATGCCGAGATATCAACCGTCTGCCGGATTCTTTGGGTTGCTTGAGGCAGCTGCAGACTCTGGATGTCAGACACACCAAAATACGCATGCTGCCCCGTGCTATCATCAAGCTAGTGAAGCTGCAGTATCTTCGTGCTGGCACCACCACTCATAAATCATCGGATGAAGGCGTACTACCAGCAGCAGATGAGGATGGCTGTACATCGATATGTAGCCAGACACCAGCATCAAGGCAAGGCGATGACAGTGATGACGCGAGCTCAAGCCTGCAGATAGCATTCGGAGATGGTGATGTCGCGAGCACAAGCCTGCAGATAGCATCCGAAGGAGATGGTGATGTCGCGAGCACAAGCCTGCAGATAGCATCCgaaggagatggtgatggcacGAGCACAAGACTGCAGATAGCATCCggaggagatggtggtggCACGAGCACAAGCCAGCAAGCCGCTGCAGACGGTGGTGTCGCGAGCACAAGCCAGCAAGCAGACAAGGTCCTGACAGCAGCGCCACGCAGCTGGACCAGGGCACGTGATCTGGTGGTGTTGTGCAGGAAGAAGCTGCGCAGACGGCGACGATCACATGCCGATGATGGCAGTGTTGTTGAGGTTGCTCTGGGCGCTGCAAAGGAGATGGGGAAGCTGAACGCCCTACATACCCTCGGTGTTGTGCATGTTGGCAATGGTGCTGCTGGAAAGGCATTCTTGGTGGAGCTCAAGAAGCTAACCCAGTTGCGCAAGCTCGCGGTGTCCGGCATCAACCGGAAAAACTGGCACAAGTTATATTCTGCCGTCTCGGGTCACCTCCATTACCTCGAGTCCTTGTCAGTGCGAATCGACaaggcagcagaagcagctAGTTTCTTTTCGGATGAAATCTTCACCAAAGACGTACCGAATGGCTTGCCCAAGAGCCTAAAGAGCCTTAAGCTGTACGCGGAGGACGGGAAAGGGAACGTACACGTATCCCCGGTCCTGATCAAGCAGCTTGGCAATCTCACAAAGTTCAACTTCGAGTTGACGGTATCAACGCAACAGGACATAGACAGCCTTCTGGAAGTGCCAAGTCATACGGGTAACCTGTTTCATCATCTTTATGTCAAGCCCATTCAAGATGGGCAGCTCTGTTATGCTCCGTGGCGTCCGTCAGATTCAGATTGGGTATTGTTCAGCAAAGTCAAAGTCGTCGAGATTGATTGCGGCAGCTACAGGTCAGAGATATTTCTTGGAGAATGGGTACCACCAAAGGCTGAGGTGCTGGTGGTTCACTGCTCTAGTGCTGAGTCGTCTTTGGAGCTTTCTGGGCTAGAAGAGTTAGATTGCGTCAAGGAAGGGGACCTCAAGGAAGTGCGGCTCAAGGGTTCCTACAGCGAAGCTCTCAAGCAACACTTGCAGAAGAAACTTGACGAGCTCGAGGATCCTCGTTGGGGGGACAGACCTGAGTTGAAGACTTGA
- the LOC100831284 gene encoding uncharacterized protein LOC100831284 isoform X3, translating into MAAVSEHTRVAGQLNRSTECLNGPLFLPGRSVVDHQCKFRFRYTLYAVAAQPASLGISAHECTISVFTKQRELLFSVASMLRRSYHIYARQVFTKTPKLLNYLSSGSWLTMSSTKVCVPTESGLHTIWNGHSPNKRWILSGW; encoded by the exons ATGGCTGCTGTCTCCGAGCACACGCGCGTCGCAGGGCAGCTTAACCGTTCGACGGAATGTCTCAACGGACCTCTGTTCCTCCCCGGCCGCTCCGTTGTTGACCACCAGTGCAAATTCCGATTCCGATACACCCTCTACGCCGTCGCTGCACAGCCTGCGTCGCTAG GAATTTCAGCTCATGAATGCACAATCAGTGTGTTCACCAAACAACGAGAGCTGCTGTTTTCAGTGGCATCGATGTTGCGTAGAAGCTACCATATATATGCCCGCCAAGTGTTCACCAAAACGCCAAAGCTGCTCAACTATCTATCTTCGGGAAG TTGGTTGACGATGTCATCAACCAAGGTGTGCGTTCCCACAGAGTCAGGCCTACACACAATCTGGAATGGTCATTCTCCAAACAAAAGGTG
- the LOC100831284 gene encoding uncharacterized protein LOC100831284 isoform X4 — MAAVSEHTRVAGQLNRSTECLNGPLFLPGRSVVDHQCKFRFRYTLYAVAAQPASLGISAHECTISVFTKQRELLFSVASMLRRSYHIYARQVFTKTPKLLNYLSSGSWLTMSSTKVCVPTESGLHTIWNGHSPNKRILSGW; from the exons ATGGCTGCTGTCTCCGAGCACACGCGCGTCGCAGGGCAGCTTAACCGTTCGACGGAATGTCTCAACGGACCTCTGTTCCTCCCCGGCCGCTCCGTTGTTGACCACCAGTGCAAATTCCGATTCCGATACACCCTCTACGCCGTCGCTGCACAGCCTGCGTCGCTAG GAATTTCAGCTCATGAATGCACAATCAGTGTGTTCACCAAACAACGAGAGCTGCTGTTTTCAGTGGCATCGATGTTGCGTAGAAGCTACCATATATATGCCCGCCAAGTGTTCACCAAAACGCCAAAGCTGCTCAACTATCTATCTTCGGGAAG TTGGTTGACGATGTCATCAACCAAGGTGTGCGTTCCCACAGAGTCAGGCCTACACACAATCTGGAATGGTCATTCTCCAAACAAAAG